GGTGAATTAGGGCAGGGGACGGTTGATTATGTGCCGAACTTTGACGGTACTCTGCAAGAGCCGAAAACGTTGCCTGCACGCCTGCCGAATATTTTGCTCAACGGCACCACCGGTATCGCCGTGGGTATGGCAACGGATATTCCTCCGCATAACCTGCGCGAAGTGGCGAAAGCGGCAATCACTTTAATCGATCAGCCGAAAACCACGCTTGATGAACTGTTAGATATCGTTCAAGGCCCGGATTACCCGACTGAAGCTGAAATCATCACCCCACGTGATGAAATTCGTAAGATTTACCAGAACGGCCGTGGCTCCGTGCGTATGCGTGCCGTGTGGAAAAAAGAAGATGGCGATGTGGTGATTACCGCACTGCCTCACCAGGTTTCCGGCGCGCGCGTGCTTGAGCAAATCGCCAACCAAATGCGCGCCAAAAAGCTGCCAATGGTGGAAGACTTGCGCGATGAGTCGAACCACGAAAACCCAACGCGTCTGGTGATTGTTCCACGTTCCAACCGCATCGACGTAGAGCAGGTAATGAACCATCTGTTTGCCACCACCGATCTTGAGAAAAGCTACCGTATTAACCTCAATATGATCGGCCTGGATAACCGTCCGTCGGTGAAAAACCTGCTGGAAATCCTGACTGAATGGCTGGTTTACCGCCGTGAAACGGTGCGCCGTCGCCTTAGCTATCGCCTCGAAAAAGTGCTCAAACGCCTGCATATTCTTGAAGGTTTGCTGGTGGCGTTCCTCAACATTGACGAAGTGATTCACATCATTCGTACTGAGGATGAGCCGAAGCCGGTGCTGATGTCGCGTTTTGAATTAAGCGAAACTCAGGCAGAATCCATCCTTGAGCTGAAATTGCGTCACCTCGCAAAACTCGAAGAGATGAAAATTCGTGGCGAACAGGGCGAGCTGGAAAAAGAACGTGACCAACTGCAGGGGATTCTCGCGTCTGAACGCAAGATGAATACCTTGCTGAAGAAAGAATTGCAGGCCGATTCTGATGCGTTTGGTGACGACCGCCGTTCACCGTTGCGCGAGCGTGGCGAAGCAAAAGCCATGAGCGAGCACGATATGACGCCGTCTGAGCCGGTAACTATTGTTCTGTCGCAAATGGGCTGGGTGCGTAGCGCTAAAGGCCATGATATCGACGCGCAGGGCCTTAACTACAAAGCGGGCGATAGCTTCCTGGCTTCTGCGAAAGGAAAGAGCAATCAGCCCGTGGCGTTTATTGACTCCACCGGGCGCAGCTATGCGCTTGACCCTATTACCCTCCCGTCGGCACGTGGGCAGGGTGAACCGTTAACCGGTAAACTGACACCGCCGCCGGGTGCCGTTGTCGAACACGTGTTAATGGCGCCGGATGACCAAAAACTGCTGATGGCTTCTGACGCGGGCTACGGTTTCGTCTGTACCTTCAATGATTTAGTGGCGCGCAATCGTGCGGGTAAAACGCTGATTTCCTTGCCGGAAAACGCGAAAGTGATGCCGCCGATGGAGATCTCAAGCGTCGAGGACATGCTGCTGGCGATTACCGCCGCAGGCCGAATGCTGATGTTCCCGGTCGGAGATTTGCCGCAGCTTTCGAAAGGCAAAGGGAATAAAATTATCTCTATCCCTTCCGCGGAAGCGGCGAAAGGTGAAGATAAACTGGCTCATCTCTTTGTGTTACCACCACAAAGTACTGTTACTCTGCACGTTGGCAAGCGCAAAATAAAACTCCGCCCGGAAGAACTGCAAAAAATCACGGGTGAGCGTGGTCGTCGCGGGACGTTGATGCGTGGTTTGCAGCGCATTGATCGTGTTGAAGTGGATTCCCCGCTTCGCGCCAGTGCCGGTGACAGCGAAGAGTAAGTGAAATCTGGCGGTTTTGAGGCCGCCATTTAAGCTAAAGCAAGTGAGACTTGTCAGCTATTTGGGCTTTTGAGGGTGTTATGCTATCCATCGTACGTTTTATCATCGTTATCATTTATTGCCTGCTGGTGTGCATTTTTGGCTGTATTTATTGCCTGTTCAGCCCACGTAATCCACGCCACGTAGCGACATTTGGCCATCTTTTTGGCCGTATGGCTCCGGTCTTTGGTTTGAAAGTCGAAACGCGTTTACCGGCGGGGGCTGAGAATCACCCCACGGCTATTTATATCTGCAACCACCAAAATAATTTCGATATGGTAACGGCGGCGAATATTGTGCAGCCGCCTACGGTTACCGTTGGGAAAAAAAGCCTGCTGTGGATTCCGTTCTTTGGTCAAATCTATTGGTTAACCGGGAATATGCTTATCGACCGCGATAACCGCGCCAAAGCCCTTAGCACCATTTCCCAGGTGGTCGCGCAAATCAAGAAGCGTAATGTTTCAGTCTGGATGTTCCCGGAAGGGACTCGAAGCCGTGGCCGTGGCCTGCTGCCGTTCAAAACCGGCGCATTCCATGCCGCAATTGCTGCGGGTGTTCCCATTATTCCGGTGTGTGTTTCTAACACCAGCAATAAAATTAAACTGAACCGCTGGAATAACGGTTTGGTGATCGTCGAAATGCTGCCGCCGATCGATATCAGCCATTACGGCAAAGATCAGGTGCGTAAGTTGGCTACTGATTGCCGTGAAATCATGATGTTAAAGATCGCCGAATTAGATAAAGAAGTGGCGGAGCGTGAAGCCTCCGGTCGAGTAGAAAATAAGCAGGCGAACTGATCGCTTTTATTTTGGCGGTACGTTTTGTACCGCCCCACGTTAGTCAGTATCACATGGAGTTATTATGTCACTCAGTCGGCGTCAGTTTTTACAGGCATCAGGAGTCGCACTTTGTGCAGGCTCGGTGCCACTGAGGGCAAACGCGGCAGGACTGCAGCAACCTTTACCCGTGCCTCCTTTATTGGAATCTCGTCGTGGCCAGCCTCTATTCCTGACGTTACAGCGGGCGCACTGGTCATTTACCGGCGGGGCTAAAGCGCAAGTCTGGGGGCTTAACGGGCGTTATCTTGGGCCGACCATCCGCGTATGGAGCGGCGATGACGTAAAGATGATTTACAGCAACCGCCTGCAAGAAAATATCGCGATGACGATTGCGGGCTTGCAAGTGCCAGGCCCGTTGATGGGCGGCGCGGCGCGGATGATGCAGCCAAACGTTGATTGGGCACCCGTGCTGCCAATTCGCCAGCAGGCCGCGACGCTGTGGTACCACGCTAACACCCCGAACCGCACGGCAAAACAGGTCTATAACGGCCTGGCAGGGATGTGGCTTATCGAAGACGAAGTCAGCAAATCATTGCCCATTCCTAACCACTACGGCGTTGATGACTTCCCGGTGATTATTCAGGATAAGCGCCTTGATAACTTTGGCGCGCCTGAGTACGAAGAGCCGGGTAGCGGCGGTTTTGTTGGCGATACTTTACTGGTGAATGGCGTGCAGGGGCCGTATGTCGAAGTGTCCCGTGGCTGGGTGCGTTTACGTTTGCTGAACGCGTCGAACTCACGTCGTTATTTGCTGCAAATGAGCGATGGTCGCGCAATGCACGTGATTTCAAGCGATCAGGGTTTCCTCCCGGCTCCGGTTTCCGTGAAGCAACTTTCAATGGCTCCGGGTGAGCGCCGGGAAATCCTGGTAGATATGTCAGACGGAAAAGAAGTGTCGATTACCTGCGGCGAAGCGGCGGGCATTATGGATCGTATTCGTGGCTTCTTTGAGCCATCGAGCATTCTGATCTCGACGCTGGTATTAACGTTGCGTGCCACGGGGTTGCTGCCGCTGGTGACCGATTCGCTGCCAATGCGCCTGCTCCCGGACGAGATTATCAATGGTAATCCGGCACGCAGCCGCGAAATCACCCTTGGTGACGATCCTGGTATTAATGGCCAGCTTTGGGATATGAAACGTATTGATATCCAGACTCAGCAAGGCACCTGGGAGCGCTGGACTGTGCGTTCCGATATGCCGCAATCTTTCCATATCGAAGGGGTGAGTTTCCTGATTAAAAACGTCAATGGAGCGGCACCGTTTGGCGAAGACCGCGGCTGGAAAGATACCGTTTGGATTGATGGTCAGGTCGAGTTACTGGTCTACTTCGGGCAGCCTTCATGGGAACATTTCCCATTCCTCTATACCAGTCAGACGCTGGAAATGGCAGACCGCGGCTCCATTGGGCAACTGTTGGTACAGCCTGCGCCGTAAACTATTCTCACCGGAAACAACTCCCACCCGCCCTTCTCCCTGAGTGAGAGGGGCGAGGGGGATTTAACATGGTAATCACCCTTCATTTTTGACCCCATACCAGCGTATAATCGCCGGCTTTGGTTATTTTTAAATCATTTTTTATTCATTTTTCGGAAGCATTATGAGCTCTATAAGCTTGATCCAGCCCGATCGCGAACTCTTTTCGTGGCCACAATACTGGGCCGCCTGTTTTGGCCCGGCACCATTTTTACCCATGTCACGCAAGGAAATGGACGAGTTAGGCTGGGACAGCTGCGACATCATTCTGGTTACCGGAGATGCTTACGTTGACCATCCGAGTTTTGGGATGGCGATTTGTGGCCGCATGCTGGAGGCTCAAGGCTTCCGCGTGGGTATCATTGCCCAGCCAGACTGGAACTCTAAAGAAGATTTTATGCGCCTGGGCAAACCGAACCTGTTCTTCGGGGTAACGGCTGGCAACATGGACTCAATGATCAACCGCTACACGGCCGACCGTAAGCTGCGTCATGACGATGCCTACACGCCAGATAACGTGGCGGGGAAACGCCCGGATCGTGCATCTCTTGCTTATACCCAACGCTGCAAAGAAGCCTGGCGCGATGTGCCGGTTATTATCGGTGGCATCGAAGCGAGCCTGCGTCGTACCGCGCATTACGATTATTGGTCTGACACCGTTCGTCGTTCCATTCTGGTGGATTCCAAAGCCGATATGCTGATTTTCGGCAACGGCGAGCGCCCGCTGGTGGAAGTGGCTCACCGCCTGGCGGCAGGTGAAACGATCGATAAAATTTGCGATGTCCGTAATACCGCAATGATGCGTAAAGAAGCGATGCCGGGCTGGTCTGGCGTAGATTCTACTCGTCTGGACACGCCAGGCCGCATCGACCCGATTCCACATCCATACGGTGAAGATTTACCGTGCGCTGACACCGGCAAACCGTCCAAGCCTGAAGACGCGCAAGCTATCGTGGTGAAACCTGCGCCGATGAAACCGTGGGAAAAAACCTACGTGTTGCTGCCGTCATTCGAAAAAGTAAAAAACGATAAAGTTCTCTACGCGCACGCTTCCCGTATTTTGCACCATGAAACCAACCCAGGCTGTGCGCGTGCGCTGATGCAAAAACACGGCGACCGTTATGTCTGGATTAACCCGCCAGCCATTCCGCTTTCCACCGAAGAGATGGATAGCGTTTTTGCCTTGCCTTACAAGCGCGTGCCGCATCCTGCTTACGGCAAAGCGCGTATTCCGGCGTACGAAATGATTCGCTTCTCAGTGAACATCATGCGCGGCTGTTTTGGCGGCTGTTCTTTCTGTTCTATCACTGAACACGAAGGGCGCATTATTCAGAGCCGTTCAGAAGATTCGATCATCAGTGAAATCGAAGCGATGCGTGATACCGTTCCAGGCTTTACCGGCGTGGTTTCGGATCTCGGCGGCCCAACTGCCAACATGTATATGCTGCGTTGTAAGTCGCCGCGTGCGGAACAAACCTGTCGCCGTTTGTCCTGTGTCTACCCGGATATTTGTTCGCACATGGACACTAACCATGAGCCAACCATTAATTTGTACCGCCGCGCGCGCGATCTTAAAGGCATCAAAAAGATCCTGATTGCTTCCGGTGTGCGTTACGACATTGCCGTGGAAGATCCGCGTTATATCAAAGAGCTGGCAACGCACCACGTTGGTGGCTACCTGAAAATTGCCCCGGAACACACTGAAGAAGGGCCGCTGTCTAAGATGATGAAGCCTGGGATGGGCAGCTATCATCGCTTCAAAGAGCTGTTTGATACCTATTCGAAACAGGCTGGCAAAGAGCAGTACCTGATCCCTTACTTTATCTCCGCGCACCCTGGCACGCGTGATGAAGATATGGTGAATCTGGCGCTGTGGCTGAAGAAGAATCGCTTCCGTTTGGATCAGGTGCAGAACTTCTATCCGTCACCGCTCGCGAACTCCACGACCATGTATTACACCGGTAAGAACCCCCTAAGCAAGATTAGCTACAAGAGTGAAGATGTGGTGGTGCCGAAAGGTGATCGCCAGCGCCGCCTGCATAAAGCGCTGCTCCGTTATCACGATCCTGCTAACTGGCCATTGATTCGTGAAGCGCTGGAAGCGATGGGTAAAAAACATCTGATCGGTGGCCGCCGTGAATGTCTGGTACCTTCGCCAACGCTTGAAGAAATGCGCGAAGCACGCCGCCACAATCGTGGTGCACGCCCGGCATTGACCAAGCATACGGCTATGACGCATCAGCGCCGCCCAGCGGCAACGGGTGCAAAACCGGCTGCGGGTGCGAAGGTTGCGCCTAAGGCGGCGGTAGCAGCGAAGGCTGCGCAGAAGGGAACGGGAAAGCCAGCGGCTAAGAAGCGCCCGGCTTAACGGTTTTTGTAAGACGAGCGGCTCTCAGCCTAACCCTCTCCGCCAGGAGAGGGCAGGGGTGAGAGTTGTTCTAACTCCCAAACACATCCGGGTCTGGCCCCAGACGCGTATTACTATCCAGCTTCGCAATCTCGCTCAGCTCGTCTTTATCGAGACGGAAATCAAACACATCAAAGTTTTCTGCGATACGTGCAGGCGTAACGGATTTTGGAATCACGACCAGGCCGCTATCCAGGTGCCAACGGATCACAACTTGCGCTGGCGTTTTACCGTATTTATCCGCCAGATCGCGAATGATTTTCTGATCGAACACCCCTTTACCGCCCTGAGCAAGCGGGCTCCAGGATTCGGTCTGGATCTTATGGGTCGCATTCCAGGCATGAAGCTGGCGTTGCTGCAGTAGCGGATGCAATTCAATCTGATTGATCACCGGCGAAACACCTGTTTCATCAATCAAACGTTGCAGATGGTTGAGCTGGAAATTACACACGCCGATGCTTTTCACCAGCCCCTGTTTTTGCAGCTCTATCATGCCTTTCCAGGCTTCAACATAATGATCTTTGCTGGGCACCGGCCAGTGCATGAGATACAGATCGACATAGTCTAGCTGAAGTTTTTCGAGACTCTCTTCCAGCGCCTGACGTGGGCGCTGCTGATCGTCATTCCAGAGTTTGGTGGTGATAAACAGTTCATCACGCGGGACGCCCGCATTTTTAAGCGCGCTACCTACGCCGTCTTCATTTTTGTAAGCGGCTGCGGTATCAATGGAACGATAGCCGACCTCCAGCGCTTTATCGATGGCAATCAGAACCTGGTCGTTGCTGGCTTGCCAAACGCCGAGGCCTAATTGCGGCATTACATTCCCGTCCTGGAGCTTGATTATGGTTGGATTTGCCATGCATTCCTCCTTAATGAGCGATACACCGGGGCGATGCCCCAGTGTAACAATTGCATTTAAGTCTGGACCAAATACTCAAAAACGAAAACAAATGAGCCAAATTACTTAGCGTGCTGCTTCGTAAATACGGCGGCTCACGTCCAGCGTAATATCTTGATGCTCACCCAGTTTAGTCATGCCTTTTTCTTCCAGTTTCACCAGCAGAGCCGGGATGGTACTGCCATCCAGACCGTAGGCAGACAAGCGAGTTGGAGCACCCATTTGCTCGAAGAAATTACGCGTTGCGTCAATCGCTGCATCAATGCGTTCTTCTTCGCTACCTTCGGTGATATTCCACACGCGCTCAGCATATTGCAGCAGCTTGCCGCGTTTCTCGTTGCGCTTTTCATTCAGCAGAGAAGGCAGAACGACAGCCAGAGTTTGCGCGTGATCCAGACCGTGCATTGCAGTCAGTTCGTGGCCCAGCATATGCGTTGCCCAATCCTGTGGCACGCCAGCGCCGATCAGGCCGTTTAACGCCATGGTTGCTGCCCACATGACGTTTGCACGCACGTCGTAGTTTTCTGGCTCTTTCAGTGCCTTCGGGCCGTCTTCAACCAGCGTTAACAGAATGCCTTCCGCGAAGCGATCCTGCACTTTAGCGTTCACCGGGTAAGTGATGTATTGCTCAACGGTATGAACAAAGGCATCGACGACGCCATTTGCAACCTGACGTGGTGGCAGGGTGTAGGTATAAACCGGATCAAGTACGGCAAATACGGGTTGGACGAATTCAGACATAAATGCCTGTTTGTCGCCGGTTGAACGGCGGGAAACAACGGCACCTTTGTTAGATTCAGACCCGGTTGCAGGCAGCGTCAGAACAGAGCCCATAGGAATTGCGCTCTTAACATCGCTACCGCGCGTCAGCAGAATATTCCACGGGTCCTGATCTAACGGGTAGTTTGCCGCCGCAGCAATAAACTTGGTGCCGTCGAGAACAGAGCCACCGCCAACCGCCAGCAGGAAAGTGATATTCTCTTTGCGCACCACTTCCACCGCTTTCATCAGTGTTTCGTAAGTCGGGTTGGGTTCGATGCCGCTAAATTCCAGCACGTCCAGCCCTTCAAGCTGGGCGTAAACCTGATCCAAAACGCCATTTTTCTTTACGCTGCCGCCGCCGTAGGTAATCAGTACGCGTGCATCCGCTGGAATTTGTGCGCGCAGTTCAGAAACAGCGCCTTTGCCAAACAGGATGCGGGTTGGGGTATGGAGGTCGAAGTTGTTCATTATTGAATTCTCATCTTGTGGGTGATTAGAGACATTGCTATTCGAATTTGATGGTAGCCATTGTCGGCTTGCGAGGGGGATCTCTCAATGCATATTCCTGCCTTTGTCTTGCCTATTCCTACAGCTCGCTGGAGAAATGACAAAATTAGAGGCACACTGTCATCGTCAGAAAAACCTTGCAGAGCGTGGGAAAAATGAAGCGGAAAGCGATTTGCCAGCAGTTAACCAGTAAAATTAATCATTTGATACAAAAAGAAAAGAGTGGGCTTGGCTCGCTGCCAAACGTCACTTTACTGTATGGCACTCAACCCTATGCTCGTACGCCGGTAATGTATGAGCCTGGCATCATTATTCTCTTCTCAGGCCATAAAACGGGTTATCTGAACGATCGCGTTTTTCGCTACGATGCTAATGAATATCTATTGCTGACCGTTCCGCTGCCGTTTGAGTGCGAAACCTTTGCCACACCTGAAGTCCCGCTCGCAGGCGTGCGCATCAATATTGATATTTTGCAGCTTCAGGACTTGTTGATGGACATCGGCGAGGATGATTTATCGCACCCGCAAACCTGCTCAACCGGCATTAATTCCGCTGAACTTTCCGAAGAGATTCTCTGCGCCGCCGAGCGTTTACTTGATGTGCTGGAACACCCGCTCGACGCGCGTATTTTGGGCAAACAGATTATCCGCGAGATTCTCTATCACATTCTGGTGGGGTCATGCGGGGCAGCACTGCTGGCGCTGGTGAGCCGCCAGACGCATTTCAGCCTGATTAGCCGCGTTCTGCGCCGCATAGAAACTCAGTACACCGAGAATTTGTCGGTGGACCAACTGGCTGCGGAAGCGAATATGAGCGTCTCGGCGTTTCACCATAACTTTAAGTCTGTGACCAGTACATCGCCGCTGCAATATCTCAAGAGCTATCGCCTGCATAAAGCGCGCATGCTGATTTTGCATGATGGAATGAAAGCCAGTACCGCCGCCATTCGCGTCGGCTATGAAAGCGCATCGCAGTTTAGCCGCGAATTTAAACGCTATTTTGGTGTGACACCGGGGGAAGATGCTGCGCGGATGCGCGTGATTTGATAGCGCTGAAAGGGTGGATAAGCCAGGCTTTTCCACCCTGTAAATTTTTATGCGGGGTTAAATCTTTTTTTGAGAACGACAAACAGCGTTCCCACCAGGCCTGCAACCAGCAGCACCATTGGCAGAATCATCAGACAGGTCATCACCTGATCTTCATGGCGTTTCACAAACGGAATCATGCTCAGGGCATAACCCAGGCTGGTCACGCTTCCTACCCACAGCAGCCCGCTTAACCAGTTAAACACCTGAAAACGACGATTGCTGAGGCCAGAAATCCCCGCCATCGTTGGCAATAGCGTGCGAACAAATGCCAGAAAACGCCCGGCCAACAGCGCGAATAAACCGTGTCGGTCGAACATCACGGTCGCACGTTGATGATATTGCGGCGGTAGCTGTTTGAGCCAGCCTTTCACGATGTGGGTATTACCGAGCCAGCGGCCCTGGGCGTAGCTCAGCCAGCAACCCAGGCTTGCCGCAGAGGTTAAAATAATCATTGTCGGGACAAAATCCATGACCCCTTTTGCTACCAGCGCGCCTGCGAGCAAGAGCAAACTGTCGCCAGGCAGAAACGAGGCGGGCAGTAATCCGTTTTCAAGAAACAGCGTCGCAAACATGACGCAATAAACCACGCCAACAACATGAGGGTCCGCGAGTGCAGCAAAGTCATGTTGCCAGAGCGCCTGAACGATATTATGTATAACAGCCATGGCAAATCCTGTGGAACCGCAAAATTGGGCATGCCCGAATCTAAAGATGCACGCTTAGGCGCACCTTAGTTCTGGAGACATACTTTTTGAAAACATGCTTTTTTTAAAACACACTTATTAAGAATACAGTGTAACGCCAAACAACCTGCGACAACTTGATCGCAGGCTCAACAAATCATCATGAAATCGCAAAAATTGTCCTTTCAGGTGTCCACTTCTGGCAATTTTAGGCGATCCTCTGGAAACCTGCGTCGAGATCGGCAATCAAATCGTCCACATTTTCCAGGCCAATGTGTACGCGGACCAGCGTTCCGGTGAAGTCGATTCCGCCTGCCGGGCGGATTTCAGCGAGCTCTTCCGGCTGGTTGGCTAGGATAAGCGATTCATAGCCTCCCCAGGAATAGGCCATACTGAAATAGTGGAAATGATCCAGATAGTTTTTGTATTGCTCACTATCTAAACGTTTTTTCAGCACAAATGAGAACAGACCGCTGCTACCTGTAAAGTCTCGTTTCCAGAATTCATGGCCCTTGCTGCCCGGCAACGCGGGATGGTTCACGCGTTCTACCTGCGGGTGCTGCGCCAGCCATTCGGCAACTTTCAGACTGCTTTCATGATGTTGACGTAAACGCACACCTAATGTCCGCAATCCTCTGCTGGTCATATAGGCGGTATCGGCATCAAGCATTTGCCCCATCAAATATGAATTTTCACGTAACTGATCCCAGCAACGGGCATTCGACACCGCCGTGCCGACCATCGCATCTGAATGACCAATCAGGTATTTAGTGCCTGCCTGAATGGAAATATCGATGCCGAAATCTAGCGCTTTAAATAAAATGCCCGCCGCCCAGGTGTTATCAATCATGATGATGGCTTCTGGGGCAACGCGGCGTACCGCCTGAACAATGGCTGGAACGTCATGTACTTCCATTGTGATTGAGCCAGGCGATTCCAGAAATACGACTTTAGTATTGGGTTTCACGAGCTCGGCGATTCCCGTGCCAATCATGGGATCAAACCAGGTTGTGGTGACACCGAGTTTAGCGAGGATTTTTGTGCAGAAATCCTGGGTGGGTTCGTACGCGCTGCCGGTTACTAGCACGTTATCGCCCTGTTCGACAAACGCCAGGATCGTATTGGCAACCGCTGCGGCGCCGCAAGGATAAAGTGCGCAGCCCGCACCGCCTTCCAGCTCGCACATCGCTTCCTGTAAGGCGAAATGGGTGAGGGTGCCGCGGCGGCCATAAAACAGTTCGCCTTTAGCCCGGTTCGCCGTCGCCTGTTTTTTGGCTTCGACGGTTTCGAAAACCAGTGAAGATGCGCGTTGAATCACGCTGTTAACCGAACCCTGGGTGAATTTTTTATCGCGCCCGGCATTAACCAGCGCTGTTTCAATGTGCTTTGTACTCATCTTCACTTTACCCTGTTTAACCATCTGGATGTCTAAATCTAACTTATCATGCTTTTGCTGCGTAAGCGCAAGGAATGCATAGACAATTTCAGGCACTCTTTAAATACTAATGAGAACTACTATCAATTCGATGTCGTTTTGATATTATTGCGCACAGTTTTTGTATTATTTCGTGGTGGAGAGTAAGAGTGACGAATAATTTGATGCAGACAGACCTCTCTGTCTGGGGCATGTATCACCATGCCGACATCGTGGTAAAAATTGTGATGATCGGCCTGATGCTGGCCTCTGTCGTCACATGGGCAATCTTCTTTAGCAAAAGCGTTGAGCTGATGTCGCAAAAGCGTCGTCTCAAGCGCGAACAGCAGCAACTGGCTAATGCCCGCTCTCTGAATGAAGCCAGTGAAATGGCCGAAGCGTTTGATGCGAAAAGCCTTAGCTCAATGCTTATTAACGAAGCACAAAACGAGCTGGAGCTTTCCACCGGCAGCGAAGATAACGAAGGTATTAAAGAGCGTACCGGTTTCCGCCTTGAGCGTCGCGTTGCGGCGATAGGCCGTCACATGGGACGCGGTAACGGTTTTCTTGCCACAATCGGGGCAATTTCACCGTTTGTCGGTCTGTTTGGTACCGTCTGGGGCATCATGAACAGCTTTATTGGTATTGCGCAGTCGCAAACCACTAACCTTGCTGTAGTGGCACCGGGTATTGCAGAAGCCTTGCTGGCAACGGCTATCGGCCTGGTTGCGGCGATTCCTGCTGTGGTTATCTACAACGTGTTTGCCCGCGTGATTGGCGGCTACAAAGCCTCTTTAGGTGACGTTGCGGCTCAGGTTCTGTTGCTGCAAAGCCGTGACCTGGATTTAGAAGCCAGCTCCCAGGCTCGCCCGGTTCGTACGGCTCAGAAACTGCGTGTAGGTTGATCCCATGGCTTTGCGTCTAAACGAAAATCTCGATGATAACGGTGAAATGCATGAAATTAACGTGACACCGTTTATCGATGTCATGTTGGTTCTGCTGATTATCTTTATGGTCGCCGCGCCGCTTGCCACCGTAGACGTGAAGGTTAATCTGCCTGCGTCTTCAAGCCAGCCGCAGCCGCGTCCGGAAAAACCGATCTATCTTTCTGTCAAAGCCGATCACACCATGTTTATTGGCAATGATGAAGTCACTAAAGAGAGCATGATCAACGCTCTGATGGCCGCGACCGAAGGCAAGAAAGACACCACGATTTTCTTCCGCGCTGATAAATCCGTTGATTATGAAACGATGATGAGTGTGATGGATACGCTGCATCAGGCAGGGTATTTGAAGATTGGTCTGGTGGGGCAGGAAGTCACCAAAACTCAGTAATTGATTGATTCATCTGTAGGTCGGACCCACCCGACATTAACCTGAATACTTTCATACTCATTCCGAAGCGGCCTGTTAGTTTACCTGACGGGCCGTTTTTCATTTC
This genomic window from Buttiauxella gaviniae contains:
- a CDS encoding DedA family protein; the encoded protein is MAVIHNIVQALWQHDFAALADPHVVGVVYCVMFATLFLENGLLPASFLPGDSLLLLAGALVAKGVMDFVPTMIILTSAASLGCWLSYAQGRWLGNTHIVKGWLKQLPPQYHQRATVMFDRHGLFALLAGRFLAFVRTLLPTMAGISGLSNRRFQVFNWLSGLLWVGSVTSLGYALSMIPFVKRHEDQVMTCLMILPMVLLVAGLVGTLFVVLKKRFNPA
- the exbD gene encoding TonB system transport protein ExbD produces the protein MALRLNENLDDNGEMHEINVTPFIDVMLVLLIIFMVAAPLATVDVKVNLPASSSQPQPRPEKPIYLSVKADHTMFIGNDEVTKESMINALMAATEGKKDTTIFFRADKSVDYETMMSVMDTLHQAGYLKIGLVGQEVTKTQ
- the exbB gene encoding tol-pal system-associated acyl-CoA thioesterase, encoding MTNNLMQTDLSVWGMYHHADIVVKIVMIGLMLASVVTWAIFFSKSVELMSQKRRLKREQQQLANARSLNEASEMAEAFDAKSLSSMLINEAQNELELSTGSEDNEGIKERTGFRLERRVAAIGRHMGRGNGFLATIGAISPFVGLFGTVWGIMNSFIGIAQSQTTNLAVVAPGIAEALLATAIGLVAAIPAVVIYNVFARVIGGYKASLGDVAAQVLLLQSRDLDLEASSQARPVRTAQKLRVG
- a CDS encoding AraC family transcriptional regulator, whose product is MKRKAICQQLTSKINHLIQKEKSGLGSLPNVTLLYGTQPYARTPVMYEPGIIILFSGHKTGYLNDRVFRYDANEYLLLTVPLPFECETFATPEVPLAGVRINIDILQLQDLLMDIGEDDLSHPQTCSTGINSAELSEEILCAAERLLDVLEHPLDARILGKQIIREILYHILVGSCGAALLALVSRQTHFSLISRVLRRIETQYTENLSVDQLAAEANMSVSAFHHNFKSVTSTSPLQYLKSYRLHKARMLILHDGMKASTAAIRVGYESASQFSREFKRYFGVTPGEDAARMRVI
- the metC gene encoding cystathionine beta-lyase gives rise to the protein MVKQGKVKMSTKHIETALVNAGRDKKFTQGSVNSVIQRASSLVFETVEAKKQATANRAKGELFYGRRGTLTHFALQEAMCELEGGAGCALYPCGAAAVANTILAFVEQGDNVLVTGSAYEPTQDFCTKILAKLGVTTTWFDPMIGTGIAELVKPNTKVVFLESPGSITMEVHDVPAIVQAVRRVAPEAIIMIDNTWAAGILFKALDFGIDISIQAGTKYLIGHSDAMVGTAVSNARCWDQLRENSYLMGQMLDADTAYMTSRGLRTLGVRLRQHHESSLKVAEWLAQHPQVERVNHPALPGSKGHEFWKRDFTGSSGLFSFVLKKRLDSEQYKNYLDHFHYFSMAYSWGGYESLILANQPEELAEIRPAGGIDFTGTLVRVHIGLENVDDLIADLDAGFQRIA
- the yqhD gene encoding alcohol dehydrogenase gives rise to the protein MNNFDLHTPTRILFGKGAVSELRAQIPADARVLITYGGGSVKKNGVLDQVYAQLEGLDVLEFSGIEPNPTYETLMKAVEVVRKENITFLLAVGGGSVLDGTKFIAAAANYPLDQDPWNILLTRGSDVKSAIPMGSVLTLPATGSESNKGAVVSRRSTGDKQAFMSEFVQPVFAVLDPVYTYTLPPRQVANGVVDAFVHTVEQYITYPVNAKVQDRFAEGILLTLVEDGPKALKEPENYDVRANVMWAATMALNGLIGAGVPQDWATHMLGHELTAMHGLDHAQTLAVVLPSLLNEKRNEKRGKLLQYAERVWNITEGSEEERIDAAIDATRNFFEQMGAPTRLSAYGLDGSTIPALLVKLEEKGMTKLGEHQDITLDVSRRIYEAAR
- the dkgA gene encoding 2,5-didehydrogluconate reductase DkgA, which codes for MANPTIIKLQDGNVMPQLGLGVWQASNDQVLIAIDKALEVGYRSIDTAAAYKNEDGVGSALKNAGVPRDELFITTKLWNDDQQRPRQALEESLEKLQLDYVDLYLMHWPVPSKDHYVEAWKGMIELQKQGLVKSIGVCNFQLNHLQRLIDETGVSPVINQIELHPLLQQRQLHAWNATHKIQTESWSPLAQGGKGVFDQKIIRDLADKYGKTPAQVVIRWHLDSGLVVIPKSVTPARIAENFDVFDFRLDKDELSEIAKLDSNTRLGPDPDVFGS